The Chryseobacterium nakagawai genome has a segment encoding these proteins:
- a CDS encoding L-threonylcarbamoyladenylate synthase gives MAKILKIYPDNPQENLVNEVIKTLNNGGLIIYPSDTIYALGCNIFDIKAMEKLAQLKKLKLEKSKFSIICNDLSHLSDFTRPIDTSVFRFLKSHIPGPFTFILDANKSLPLAYKGHKTIGIRVPDHPIPQLIVEKLGHPIASTSIRDDDEIIEYSTDPELIAEKYDHLVDIVIDSGYGDNVASTIVDLTSGEPEIIRQGKGII, from the coding sequence ATGGCAAAGATATTAAAAATTTATCCCGACAACCCACAGGAAAACCTTGTGAATGAAGTTATTAAAACATTAAATAATGGTGGATTAATTATCTATCCCTCAGATACAATTTATGCGCTTGGCTGTAATATTTTTGATATAAAAGCCATGGAAAAGTTGGCCCAACTGAAAAAATTAAAGCTTGAAAAGTCAAAATTTTCAATAATCTGTAATGATTTGAGTCATCTTTCCGATTTTACAAGACCTATTGATACTTCGGTTTTCAGATTTTTGAAAAGTCATATTCCAGGGCCGTTTACATTTATTCTAGACGCTAACAAGAGTTTACCTTTAGCTTATAAAGGTCATAAAACAATTGGTATTCGTGTTCCCGATCATCCCATTCCACAGCTTATTGTTGAAAAACTAGGCCATCCTATTGCTTCAACCTCCATCAGAGATGATGATGAAATTATCGAATACTCTACAGACCCGGAACTGATTGCTGAAAAATACGATCACCTGGTAGATATTGTTATTGATTCAGGGTATGGAGATAATGTGGCTTCAACGATTGTGGATCTTACTTCAGGAGAACCTGAAATTATCCGTCAGGGGAAAGGGATCATTTAA
- a CDS encoding CPBP family intramembrane glutamic endopeptidase: MGNNGKYSVGILLTFVLLGTTMLYVFPVISMITGVKAVSGNTFSLSRIAIWTVLLIIFLYSLLIEKGSFLLIKEKKYSIIFNIKAIVFLYLICVFGGAILNGLIQFLIHKEESNKILQFTSLFKNDYFLIIFTCLTAGIVEELLMRGYIQPRIEKIYNSPLLGILVSAALFGILHSTYGTIGQVVVPFFIGAVFAMFYKKYSNIKILIVCHFMIDFITLMVMNFIDFKHLSVF, translated from the coding sequence ATGGGGAATAACGGAAAATATTCTGTGGGAATTCTGCTCACATTTGTACTCTTAGGTACAACGATGCTCTATGTTTTCCCTGTTATCAGTATGATTACAGGAGTAAAGGCTGTTTCGGGAAACACTTTCTCTCTCAGCAGAATTGCTATATGGACCGTCTTACTTATTATATTTCTGTACAGTCTTTTGATTGAAAAGGGTTCTTTTTTACTTATAAAAGAAAAGAAGTATTCTATTATATTCAACATAAAAGCAATCGTCTTTTTATATCTGATCTGCGTATTCGGAGGAGCCATTTTGAACGGATTGATCCAGTTTTTAATCCATAAAGAAGAAAGTAACAAGATTCTGCAGTTCACCTCGCTCTTTAAAAATGATTATTTTTTAATTATTTTTACATGCCTTACAGCAGGAATTGTAGAGGAGCTTTTGATGCGAGGATATATACAGCCCAGAATTGAGAAAATATACAACAGTCCTCTTTTGGGGATTTTAGTTTCCGCGGCTTTATTCGGAATTCTTCACAGCACTTACGGAACCATTGGTCAGGTGGTAGTACCTTTCTTCATTGGAGCTGTTTTTGCTATGTTTTATAAAAAATATTCAAATATTAAAATTCTTATTGTCTGTCATTTTATGATTGATTTTATCACTCTGATGGTCATGAATTTTATTGATTTTAAACATTTATCTGTATTTTAA